The following DNA comes from Magnolia sinica isolate HGM2019 chromosome 18, MsV1, whole genome shotgun sequence.
TGATGCTTTGTAAGGCGAGGACTCTCTAACCCACCACCCACCAACCTGGCACCCATACTCGCTATTACCTCCCTTTGTAAAGACCCCTCTTCTATCCCAACCCTCACTTTCCCGTTAAGGCAAGATTCATCTTCTCTAAATCCCTAGTACCAGCTCTCCCACCACCCATAAGGTTTGCAAAACTTCCTCCCATCTCATCAGATGGAACTTCTTTTCATTCCGTAGCATCCCATAAGAAGTTGCATCTCAACTTCTCCAGCCTACATAAGACCAACTTTGGGCACCTGGATAAGGATATGAAGCATCAAGGCATGTTCGACAATACTGCTTTAATGAGAGTTGGTCACCACCTAGAGACAAGTACCAACACTTCCCTCTTGCCAACTTAACGCTTGACCCTCTCCACTACCTTATCTAATAAGTGTTTTGCCGGTTTCCCTACACAAACGCATAGGTATGTGGACGGAAAAGTTCCCGCGCTGAGTTTAAACACCACTGCCATCCAATTGACCTCTTCCTAGGACATTCGGACAACATCTCGCTATTGGCAATATTAACCTTCAGACCCGATACCACCTTGTAGCACTGGATGACCAAGGTATCACAGAAGAACCTACAAAGCTATGGTTGTGTAATGCAGAGAGTTCTCAAATGTTAAATCTCAGCATAGAAGCAGAAAGCTAATCAGACAGTAAGATGGAGTTGTTTGATTTCATGCTAGGAGATTATATGAAGCTGGAGTGGAGCACGTGCACAATATCCTAGAGCCTAGAGAGCGGACGAGGGCCCCCATTTCTTAGTGATCCCAGGGGCATtgatccaatgggccccaatgtGGATAGACCATGCCCCCAAAGATTCCTTAGATTGGGAGCTCATAGCCATCCAATATTTGGACGCAAAGTTTTTCCCACCTAGCCAATACTTAGAAACATGATTGTGATCTCATACCTCAACTTCTACGCTACAGCAGATCAACTCCAATGTTGGACCCTGCGATAAATTGTGACAGCTCATCCATGGTACACTTGCCATGCATGCGCACTTCCAGATTACATGACCCATTTTAAATGGATCTGAGTCCTAAAACCAGACCTGTTTAAAAGTCGGGTGGATTCAGCTCCATCATTTTAGACATTTAAAAATAGAATCAGGTACGTGGGGAATATATTCATATTGATCTATAAGTATATTAGTATAATTAATATCCTAGAGCCCTGATTGGATTTGGGTCCAGTACTTCAAATATGGTACCCAGACCCAACCTGATAGCCTGACTCCACTAGGCTGGTCCGGATATGGGTGCAGCAGTACCACCCTTTAATAGCCCCAGACCTCATGGACAGATACAGGTGACAAACTGAGACAAGCTCTTCTTGTTGAATTACAACCTGacaattttctttttaaccatccaatcagtcTGATTTTCAGCCTACACTCCAATAAAATGGAACCAGAAATTTTGACAGTTTGGATAAGCATGCATATATACCACGTGGAGCGTGGATGAGTTGCAGCTATTTAGTGCTCTGTGGAAATACCACATTTCAGTCTAGATAAATTATTCCATTAGAGAGGTTGAgcgcttgattttatttttatttttatttttaattccctAAGCAATGATTCCTTCAGACTACTCACCCAGATAACCTGCAACCAGTCTTCCTCAAATCTCCAACTTGTTCTTTTTGAAACTATATGTGAGGAGGATCTTTTGTATCTCCTCTAAATCAATGGAGCAACCTTAACAAAAGAAATGCTTTTGAAATCCAGAATCATCAGTGTAAAGGAGAAGCATTTCAATCACTTAAGAAGATGTGAAAACAGTGTGACATAATTCTAAGTTCAGAACTAGGAAAATTCTAGTAAGGAAATTATCTGCAATTTGTGAATATTTTGGGAAAAGCTTGAAACGTCGGACAAACTCCGGGATTTATTCAAGAAAAATTAGACCACCAAAAAAAAGAGATAGAAGACCACTTTTGAGTTCTCCTTCTTCAATTGCTAAATAATTCATTGCTTGTCCATGATTATTGAATAATTTGTGAACTATATAATAATTCAGTGATTCAAAAACTATCTAGGGAGGAATCTTCTTTCGAGATCTTAAAAAATGGCTGAATTTTGTAACTAATCATCGTGCAAGAAAagctttcaaaaaatttaaaatttcgtAAGACAGGTAACTTGAATTTTGCATACAATTGTAATTCATTTAACACGATAAACAATAAAGAGCAGTTCTGCAATAAAACATGCAAGCATGTACTTCTTTCCGatcatgcatttaaacaaaaaGATAAACTGATGACAAGTTGTAGAATTTCAAAAACAAACACCCAAACAGGAGTTGCAGCTTTCTCAGGAGAATCTATACAATTATTATAACAATAATGGtttttttctttagaaaaatTACCTTTGAGATGACATGAGCAAAGGCTCAAGCAACAGCTTGCTCTCTTCTTCCTATTCCAATCTTCCGTAAATCTCGTAGGTGAATGGCTATCTCCCGAACAAATTGCACCCCTTCATTTCCATGTCCAAGTGAATTCATAGTGTGCTCAAGAAAGCTCCGATCTGCCTCGAGGGTCTCCAACCTCTCCTTGAGGTGTGAAACTTCATCTCCAAGAGAAACTAAATCAGTCCCTCCCGAGGCCACAGAACTCTGCGGTCTGTCGTGATCAAAATTAGCACGCAATAAATTTTCACTGCAATTTTCTTTGGTGATTAACTGAGTGTCCCACCTTACTTTTGCATGAGCACCTCCCCCAAACAGAGATGAATCATTTTGCGCTGAAAAgtcctctctctcattcaaatgAATCTGTTCTCCATCACTTCCTCCAAGTGCATCTTCTCGAACAAATCCGCCATTTCCGGCTACATCATCTTGAAAGCCTCTTTCTTCGGTAAATTCCCGAAAAATAAAATCCTCACATTTTGTATCAGCAATGCCATCCCCATTAGCATCAAGTTTACATTTATCAGTATATATCCCATTATTAGAAAACAAGTGAAGCTTCTTCTCCAACATTTTCAGACACTTTGAAATATACAGCTTTTCATCTTCAAAATCTAGCAATGAATCCTTTAGAACGCCGAGTTTACCATCACCATCAGATCTCCTTACAGGAAAATGGGTGTTATTTTCATCACAATTGACATTAGAATGCAAATAAGAGGATTCGGTTATGATGTCTCCACCACTCAAATCATTCGCCAATCCCAATATTTTCTCCCCCACTGGTTCATTTTCAAACCTTCTCCTATAATTTTCAAACTCTTCTTCCAAATCAtgtatttctttctctctttgaATAAGGAGTTCATTTAACGTTTGGATTGCTTCTTGGTCATACTCCGCTTGCTCTTCCATCATTCTTTGGTACTGCAATGCCTCCATTTGCATTGTGGCTTTCTCCTCCTGCAATTTATTAATCATAGCCATTGCTTGATTCACAGCAATGGCAGAGGCATTTCTTTCTTCCTCCAGTTCTTTGTACAAAGCGCTCATGGACTTGCGGTCCAACTCGATCTGTCGCTTCATCCTATCGACTGCACTTTCTCCTTCAATTTCACTGACAATGCTTCCATCCAATGACTCAAAACCAGACTCATTTCTTGAGAGCCTCTTCTGAAGTATCTGCAGTCCAATAGAGCTAGAAGCATCAGAGCTTTTAGAATCATCACCATGTACATGCACTCGGGGACTCATATCACTCCACAAGAGGTCGAACCCGCGGGCAGCTGATATCTGTGATAGCAATATCTTAAAATCTTCATGGACTCTAGAGGAATCCTTCCTGGTCGGTATTTCTGTGAAGGCACCAGATGGCAGACTTCCCTTGTTACCCACAGCCAGCTTGTATGCATCATTTAGATCCATACAATTGGGCATCAGCAGACCAAGCTCATTGATGGTCTGCTCAGTTTTCAATTGTGATTCAATTGAAGCTAACCCACCTTCCAGCTTGACGATTTCTGCACTCTCGGTGATAGAAGCATGTACCACATCACCAGCTTCTGTAACATCCACTGCAAGAAACCATCATAAAATAAAATGGTCAAATAATTTGACATCATTGCATAAAGTTACAATAACGAGGAAATATACATTGTTTGATTGAGCATTTAGTTCACCCAACAAGCTATCAGTGTGGGCCACACCTATTGGTGATCCAACTCTTCACATTGTGGGCCAGGCCCATGGTAGATGGGAGGTATCCAAAAAACTGCCCAGTCcgataatccaaaccattaaaatGTCCATTGTCATCGGATAGCCACCATAATCTGATAGAGGAGATAGCACAGCCCAACCTTATCAGAGCCCACCGAACCAACAGCTTACTTTACTGAGAAGTGGGCCATGTATGTACATTACTGGGTCAAACAAAAAGAAGCTGTTTCTTTCAATCAAACATCATAAAATATCTAAAATAACAGAACATCGCAGAAAGATTCACACACATTTATCTTCAGATACTCCAACCGGAGCTTCTGTCAAGGTAGCTGATGAGGGTAGTTCACGAGATGTGGCAGGAGGATTGCTCTGATCATCAACTGGGTCCCAGTTAAGCTCCTCCAAACCATGCCTGGCATCAACAACAGGTGCTAAAGATGAAACCTCATGAGGCTCACCTACATGAAGCTGCTCATGAGGAAATGGTAGTGAAGGCTCGGGCACCTGAGATTGATGGATGAGCTCTTCTTGGGTCAAACTTGTGGTCAGATTCTTCAGTAAAACATCTGAATCAATGCTGCCGACAACAGCAGATGCCTCATGAGGCCCAACTACATGTAGTTGCTCATGAGGGACTGGCAGTGAAGGCTCAACTACATGTAGTTGCTCATGAGGGACGGGCACTGAAGGCTCAGGCACTGGAGCTTGATGGATGAGCTTCTCTTGGGCTGAATCAGTGGATAGAGTCTCAGGTAAAATGTCCGCATCAACACTGCCAGACTCCGGTTTCAGACATCGGGCTAAGAATTCATCCTTGAGGTCATGATTTTCACAACCCAGTTCACTTCCATCATCGTCATCCAAGATGAGGACTTCAGATTCAGAATCCGATGTAATCTTGACTTCTGTGTATCCAATATGGACTTCGGATTCAGAATCCGACGTAATCTTGACCTCTGTGTATCCAATACGTGACCAGGGATCGAAACTGTGGTTCCCAAGATCAGATACCATTGCGGACCCAGATGATTTTTCCCTTCTCCTCTTCAAGCCATCACGATGGATTGAAGAATGATGTCCCATTGCACCTGATATAGGACCATCAAGTTCAG
Coding sequences within:
- the LOC131234055 gene encoding myosin-binding protein 1-like, yielding MASKRTSLRVRRDHHGLSSVLASAVLEWLLMFLLFLDALFSYLVTKFASFFELETPCLLCSRLDHIIGGEKPGFYRDLICRAHKLEISSFAYCHAHEKLANTHGMCEGCLFSFATEKKSNSEAYRSLVGKLGPDLECFAGDDGNMHLTMPEIGDGDGLPIRLDGEDLVKDPLLKDPLLGSAGTRHCSCCDVPLRSNRCTNLLVRIKSIGDEVAELDGPISGAMGHHSSIHRDGLKRRREKSSGSAMVSDLGNHSFDPWSRIGYTEVKITSDSESEVHIGYTEVKITSDSESEVLILDDDDGSELGCENHDLKDEFLARCLKPESGSVDADILPETLSTDSAQEKLIHQAPVPEPSVPVPHEQLHVVEPSLPVPHEQLHVVGPHEASAVVGSIDSDVLLKNLTTSLTQEELIHQSQVPEPSLPFPHEQLHVGEPHEVSSLAPVVDARHGLEELNWDPVDDQSNPPATSRELPSSATLTEAPVGVSEDKLDVTEAGDVVHASITESAEIVKLEGGLASIESQLKTEQTINELGLLMPNCMDLNDAYKLAVGNKGSLPSGAFTEIPTRKDSSRVHEDFKILLSQISAARGFDLLWSDMSPRVHVHGDDSKSSDASSSIGLQILQKRLSRNESGFESLDGSIVSEIEGESAVDRMKRQIELDRKSMSALYKELEEERNASAIAVNQAMAMINKLQEEKATMQMEALQYQRMMEEQAEYDQEAIQTLNELLIQREKEIHDLEEEFENYRRRFENEPVGEKILGLANDLSGGDIITESSYLHSNVNCDENNTHFPVRRSDGDGKLGVLKDSLLDFEDEKLYISKCLKMLEKKLHLFSNNGIYTDKCKLDANGDGIADTKCEDFIFREFTEERGFQDDVAGNGGFVREDALGGSDGEQIHLNEREDFSAQNDSSLFGGGAHAKVRWDTQLITKENCSENLLRANFDHDRPQSSVASGGTDLVSLGDEVSHLKERLETLEADRSFLEHTMNSLGHGNEGVQFVREIAIHLRDLRKIGIGRREQAVA